The Methanobrevibacter olleyae genome includes a window with the following:
- a CDS encoding sugar phosphate isomerase/epimerase family protein: MKLGFSLLSLFSKEVDEMLDIAVQNGFDSVELLAEGPYRQDVLLGNKEVIEAFHSYDLDIYIHAVNVDINLASLNDGIRKESVKQTKECLDLADEIGAIGVTSHPGKIGRPEKHLRDMALGFLTESTHELVAYAEDKEAKISIENMPERFSYLGNRAYELEDLTNETGCSITIDLGHVNTCEDQLSFFKIPNILYNHINDNDGIKDKHQAIGDGTLDLNLLKYVKDGIIELNNFDDVIKSKKVIKDFLRKNQE; the protein is encoded by the coding sequence ATGAAATTAGGATTTTCACTTCTTTCACTTTTTTCAAAAGAAGTAGATGAAATGCTTGATATAGCAGTGCAAAATGGATTTGATAGTGTAGAATTACTTGCAGAAGGTCCATATAGACAAGATGTTTTACTTGGAAATAAAGAAGTAATAGAAGCATTTCACTCATATGATTTAGATATTTACATACATGCAGTGAATGTTGATATAAATCTTGCTAGTTTAAATGATGGAATACGTAAAGAGTCAGTAAAACAAACAAAAGAATGTCTAGATCTTGCAGATGAAATTGGAGCTATAGGTGTAACTTCCCATCCTGGTAAAATAGGAAGGCCAGAAAAACACTTAAGAGATATGGCTCTTGGATTTTTAACTGAATCTACCCATGAACTTGTAGCGTATGCTGAAGATAAAGAAGCAAAAATATCTATAGAAAATATGCCAGAACGTTTCTCTTATCTTGGTAATAGAGCATATGAATTAGAAGACCTTACAAATGAAACAGGATGCAGTATTACCATTGACTTAGGCCATGTAAATACCTGTGAAGATCAATTAAGTTTCTTTAAAATCCCCAATATTCTTTATAACCATATTAATGATAACGATGGCATAAAAGACAAACACCAAGCAATAGGGGATGGTACACTTGATTTAAATTTATTAAAATATGTTAAAGATGGAATTATTGAGTTAAATAATTTTGATGATGTAATAAAAAGTAAAAAAGTAATTAAAGATTTTTTAAGAAAAAATCAAGAATAA